A stretch of Girardinichthys multiradiatus isolate DD_20200921_A chromosome 20, DD_fGirMul_XY1, whole genome shotgun sequence DNA encodes these proteins:
- the si:zfos-1056e6.1 gene encoding uncharacterized protein si:zfos-1056e6.1 isoform X2, giving the protein MILSLDGVVVLRDISFPSAAQVTTVTQILTDTFGLNSPNVVLKIRNHRGHLIPLNSSIPANSKHTPHVLEVTRFSQHVRPKPRTVPMTVINKSMKTRLQAIDTRIQRLNDLLPQIKLRHNEKLITEIECLNQKLMFLCQKMQVADSHSWKGVLTRTPLW; this is encoded by the exons ATGATTTTGTCACTAG ACGGAGTCGTGGTTCTTCGAGACATCTCCTTTCCTTCTGCAGCTCAGGTCACCACAGTCACACAG ATTCTCACCGACACTTTTGGGCTGAACTCTCCCAACGTCGTTCTGAAG ATAAGGAATCACCGCGGCCACCTGATCCCTCTGAACAGCTCCATCCCTGCTAACAGTAAACACAC GCCCCATGTGCTTGAAGTAACCAGGTTCTCTCAACACG TGCGCCCCAAACCCAGAACCGTTCCAATGACTGTAATCAACAAGAGCATGAAGACCAGACTGCAGGCCATAGACACGAGG ATCCAGAGACTCAACGACCTTCTGCCTCAGATCAAACTTCGACACAATGAAAAACTAATTACG GAGATTGAATGTCTCAACCAGAAGCTGATGTTTCTTTGTCAAAAAATGCAG GTGGCTGACTCTCACAGCTGGAAAGGTGTGCTGACCAGAACCCCTCTTTGGTAA
- the si:zfos-1056e6.1 gene encoding uncharacterized protein si:zfos-1056e6.1 isoform X1, which translates to MTPVSLEKSPAVWIALERLDKSDGVVVLRDISFPSAAQVTTVTQILTDTFGLNSPNVVLKIRNHRGHLIPLNSSIPANSKHTPHVLEVTRFSQHVRPKPRTVPMTVINKSMKTRLQAIDTRIQRLNDLLPQIKLRHNEKLITEIECLNQKLMFLCQKMQVADSHSWKGVLTRTPLW; encoded by the exons atgactCCTGTCAGTTTGGAAAAATCTCCAGCGGTCTGGATCGCTCTGGAGCGCCTTGACAAATCCG ACGGAGTCGTGGTTCTTCGAGACATCTCCTTTCCTTCTGCAGCTCAGGTCACCACAGTCACACAG ATTCTCACCGACACTTTTGGGCTGAACTCTCCCAACGTCGTTCTGAAG ATAAGGAATCACCGCGGCCACCTGATCCCTCTGAACAGCTCCATCCCTGCTAACAGTAAACACAC GCCCCATGTGCTTGAAGTAACCAGGTTCTCTCAACACG TGCGCCCCAAACCCAGAACCGTTCCAATGACTGTAATCAACAAGAGCATGAAGACCAGACTGCAGGCCATAGACACGAGG ATCCAGAGACTCAACGACCTTCTGCCTCAGATCAAACTTCGACACAATGAAAAACTAATTACG GAGATTGAATGTCTCAACCAGAAGCTGATGTTTCTTTGTCAAAAAATGCAG GTGGCTGACTCTCACAGCTGGAAAGGTGTGCTGACCAGAACCCCTCTTTGGTAA